One Ascaphus truei isolate aAscTru1 chromosome 9, aAscTru1.hap1, whole genome shotgun sequence genomic region harbors:
- the RBM15 gene encoding RNA-binding protein 15, with product MKGKERSPAKAKRSRGAEEPARERAGKKQPQLSSVGGSNGSGSAGKASETNAGRRGLHLDKGREYDNPGRAPGLHAYGSPGASSGSGSSKGVDNRAGVGAVGGRGAEARAELEYKSLRISELGSSLSDEAVEDGLFHEFKKFGDVSVKISRTGKERVALVNFRRAEDARAAKHARGRLVLYDRPLKIEAVYVSRRQSRSPLPGEKEQPYQAAGLPASVNTVAAHRHPHGQRGLSPGGLGYRDYRLQQLALGRLPPPPPPPLPRELERERDYTFYEGRVRPTYPIEPRLNFREQEISPEDDQRANRTLFLGNLDIDVTESELRRAFDRFGAITEVDIKRTARGQSSTYGFLKYENLDMAHRAKMTMSGKIILRNPIKIGYGKATPSNRLWVGGLGPWVPLAALAREFDRFGTIRTIDYCKGDSWAYIQYESLDAAQAACTQMRGFALGGQDRRLRVDFAESENCYQQPYLQPLPLPHYDLVGDTFGHRAPDPLRARDRTPPLLYRDRERDLYAETEWVPPPVRDRNRVPYEPIETLERRIDGWSIERERERDVVNRDQPRKRRLLDEGRHLDRSPETDRARKRHCATPERSPEGSGVRDTRYGDTERAANRVERPSPSRDRRGSLERGQGDKRDRKNTNSAEQDRKLRMAECKTPFIKVERPDSSTKVKSPQKPDGAQKLCLAWQGMLLLKNSNFPSNMHLLQGDLGIATNLLVEGSSGGKVAQLKITQRLRLDQPKLDEVTRRIKVAGPNGYAILLAVPGTSEGSGDQASSTQRPLRNLVSYLKQKQAAGVISLPVGGNKDKDHTGVLHAFPPCDFSQQFLDSTAKALAKSDDDYLVMVIVRGAS from the coding sequence ATGAAAGGAAAAGAACGCTCCCCGGCCAAGGCCAAGCGGTCCCGGGGGGCGGAGGAGCCAGCTCGGGAGCGCGCGGGGAAAAAACAGCCGCAGCTCAGCTCGGTGGGCGGTAGTAACGGGAGCGGCTCGGCCGGGAAGGCCTCGGAGACCAACGCCGGGCGCCGCGGCCTTCACCTCGACAAGGGCCGCGAGTATGATAACCCCGGCAGAGCCCCGGGGCTACACGCCTACGGCTCCCCGGGGGCCAGCAGCGGGAGCGGCAGCAGCAAGGGAGTGGACAACCGCGCAGGTGTCGGGGCGGTGGGTGGCCGCGGGGCCGAGGCCCGGGCCGAGCTGGAGTACAAGTCCCTGCGTATCAGCGAGCTGGGCTCCTCGCTCAGCGACGAGGCAGTGGAGGACGGGCTGTTTCACGAGTTCAAGAAGTTCGGCGACGTCAGCGTGAAGATATCCCGCACCGGGAAAGAGCGGGTGGCCCTGGTGAACTTCCGGCGGGCGGAGGATGCCCGAGCCGCCAAACACGCCCGGGGGAGGCTGGTGCTGTACGACCGGCCGCTGAAGATCGAGGCGGTGTACGTCAGCCGCCGGCAGAGCCGCTCGCCGTTGCCTGGGGAGAAGGAGCAGCCCTACCAGGCCGCTGGCCTTCCAGCCTCCGTGAACACCGTTGCCGCGCACCGGCATCCGCACGGGCAGCGGGGCCTATCCCCTGGCGGCCTGGGTTACAGGGATTACCGGCTGCAGCAGCTGGCTTTAGGCCGCCTTCCGCCACCTCCTCCACCGCCTTTACCCCGGGAACTAGAGAGGGAACGTGACTACACCTTCTACGAGGGTCGGGTGCGGCCCACCTACCCGATTGAACCCCGATTGAACTTCCGGGAGCAGGAGATCTCCCCCGAGGACGACCAGAGGGCCAACCGGACCCTGTTCCTAGGCAACCTAGATATTGACGTGACTGAGAGCGAACTGCGCCGGGCCTTTGACCGCTTCGGGGCCATTACCGAGGTGGACATTAAGCGGACTGCTCGCGGACAGTCGTCTACTTACGGCTTCCTCAAGTACGAGAACCTGGATATGGCTCACAGGGCCAAGATGACCATGTCTGGCAAGATTATCCTTCGCAACCCAATCAAAATCGGCTATGGCAAAGCCACCCCCAGCAACCGCCTGTGGGTAGGCGGGCTGGGCCCCTGGGTTCCACTGGCAGCTCTGGCCCGTGAGTTTGACAGGTTTGGCACCATTAGAACTATTGATTACTGTAAAGGGGATAGCTGGGCCTATATACAATATGAAAGCCTGGATGCTGCTCAAGCTGCTTGCACCCAGATGAGAGGCTTTGCTTTAGGGGGACAAGATCGAAGGCTTCGTGTGGACTTTGCGGAATCAGAAAATTGTTATCAGCAGCCATACCTTCAGCCATTGCCCCTGCCTCATTATGACTTGGTGGGGGACACTTTTGGGCATAGGGCTCCAGATCCCCTTAGAGCTAGAGACCGTACACCACCTCTGCTGTATAGGGACAGGGAAAGGGATTTGTATGCAGAGACGGAGTGGGTGCCACCACCCgtgagagacagaaacagagtaCCCTATGAGCCTATAGAAACTTTAGAGCGCCGGATAGATGGCTGGTCTATTGAGAGAGAGCGTGAAAGAGATGTAGTTAACAGAGACCAGCCCAGGAAAAGGAGGCTGCTAGATGAAGGTCGGCACCTGGACAGGTCTCCTGAGACTGACCGCGCCagaaagagacactgtgctacccCTGAGAGAAGCCCCGAGGGCAGCGGAGTGCGAGACACCCGTTATGGCGACACAGAGCGTGCAGCTAACAGAGTTGAACGTCCCTCACCTTCCAGGGATCGGCGGGGCAGCCTGGAGCGGGGTCAGGGAGACAAGCGTGACCGTAAGAACACTAACTCTGCCGAACAAGACAGGAAGCTCCGGATGGCAGAGTGTAAAACTCCGTTCATAAAGGTCGAGCGTCCCGATAGCAGCACCAAGGTGAAATCACCACAGAAACCAGATGGCGCACAGAAGTTGTGCTTGGCCTGGCAAGGCATGCTGCTACTGAAAAACAGCAATTTCCCGTCCAACATGCACCTGCTGCAGGGAGATCTTGGCATCGCTACCAACCTGCTGGTTGAGGGATCCTCGGGAGGAAAAGTAGCCCAGCTAAAGATCACTCAGCGTTTACGACTGGACCAGCCCAAGCTCGATGAAGTAACTCGACGTATCAAAGTGGCTGGGCCCAATGGCTATGCCATCTTACTAGCTGTTCCTGGCACCTCTGAGGGTTCTGGGGATCAAGCCAGTTCCACTCAACGACCCTTGAGAAACCTTGTGTCCTATTTAAAGCAAAAACAGGCTGCAGGAGTCATCAGCCTGCCAGTGGGGGGGAATAAAGACAAGGATCACACGGGAGTCCTTCATGCCTTCCCACCCTGTGATTTCTCACAGCAGTTCCTGGATTCAACAGCAAAAGCCCTCGCCAAATCAGATGATGACTACCTTGTTATGGTTATTGTACGCGGGGCATCTTAA